The window GTCCCGTTCGCCTCCCAGGCGGACAGAGAGCGTGCGTCGTCAGTCATGGGCTGATTATGACCGACGGTCCCCGCCCTTGGCAAATTCTTCCCGCTCAGCCCCACTCCGGCCGCGCACAACGGCGGGCCTCGCCGTCGACACGCCGACCCTCGGCGGACGTGGCCGGCGTGTCATCCCGCATTCCCGCGGTTGCGCGCACCGGAGACGGATGTCGGAGGGAGGGGCGGCGGCAGGAGGGATGCCGCGCCGCGGCGCCGTGCCGATTTGTTGCGAGTTGCACCAAAACCCTTGCGCTCCGAGAAGGGTCGTGCGACCATCGTCGAAACGCTTCCGCGAAGCGCTTCGACCACGCGCAGAACCATCCCCTCACACGACGACGGAGTCCCCATGGCGAAGATCGATGAGGTGGCCAAGGCCGCCGGTGTCTCGATCAGCACCGTGTCGTACGCCCTGAGCGGCAAGCGGCCGGTCTCGGCCGACACGCGCCGGCGCATCGAAGAGGCCGTGGAGCGCCTGGGGTACAGCCCCAACGCCGGTGCGCGCATGCTCGCCGGTCGCCGTACGCGCATCTTCGCCCTCACCGAACCGCTGCGGAAGGACACCCACGCGCCGACCCACATGGCGTTCGTGCTCGCCACGGCGGTGGCCGCGCGCCGCAACGACTACGACGTGCTGCTGCTCACCGACGAGGACGCGCAGGCCGGGATGCGACGGGTCGCCTCGAATCGCCTCGTCGACGCGATCCTCGTTCTCGATGTCGCCCCCGAGGATCCCCGGGTCGCGCTCGCGCGCGAGATCGACACCCCGACCGTCTTCATCGGCGTTCCGAACGACAACGACGGTCTCGTCTGCGTCGACCTCGACTTCGAGGCGGCCACGCGCGAGGCGGTGGGACGGATGGCGCGGGCCGGCCATGCCCGTATCGGGCTCGTCGGACAACCCGAGGTCTCGTACTCCCGGTCGAACTTCCCCCCTCGGGTGCGGGAGGAGTTCTTCGCGGCGGCGAGCATGTTCGCCGTCACGGCCGACTTCCGCGCGACCGGTCACGAGCACGCCACCGATGCGGGCGTGCGGGCGGCGACGGGTGAACTCCTCGACGCCGGCGCCACCGCCCTCCTGCTGCACTGCCCCGAGGAGTCGCATCGTGCGGTCCTCGCCGAGCTCGCCGACCGCCGTCTGCGCGTCCCCGACGACATCTCGGTCATCTCGGTCGCGCCGACCTTCGACACTTCCGCGCTCCCGCGTCCCCTCGACGCGCTGCCGCTCGTCCCGCAGGCCTCGTGCGACCTCGCCGTCGACCTCGCCCTGACGTTCTTCGACGGGGACCGCCCGGCCCCCGGCATCCGCCTGATTCCACCCGCCTATCTCGACCACGGCTCGCTCGCGCGGGTTCCCGACGCCCCGTCGGCGGCCGTGGCCGCTTCCGCCGTCGCCTGACCTCGGAGCCTCCCGCCCTATCCACTCGCGCATCATCGAAGCGCTTCGACACCACACATCGCACCACCTGCACACGCGAAAACCGACCGACGAAGGTCACCGAGAAAGGAGTGCCACCGATGGCACGCATCACACGCAAGACGACCGCGCGGGCGGCCACGGCCGCGGGAGCCCTCGCGGCCACCGCGCTCGTCCTCTCCGCCTGCGCCGGCGGCTCGGGGAGCGAATCCGACGACACCCTCACCCTCTGGCACTACGAGGGCGAGAACAGCGCGATGGGGATCGCCTGGGACCAGGCGATCCGCATCTTCGAGGAAGAGACCGGCGCCACGGTCGAGTTCGAGGAGCGCAGCTTCGAGCAGATCCGCTCCACGGCGAGCCAGGTGCTCAACTCCGACGAGGCGCCCGACCTCATGGAGTTCAACAAGGGCAACGCCACGGCCGGGTTCCTGGCCAGCCAGGGACTCATCACCGACATCACCGAGGCGGTCGAGGAGTACGGCTGGGACGATCAGCTCGCCCCGGCGCTGCAGACCACGGCGCGCTACAGCGACGAGGGCGTGATGGGCTCGGGCGCCTGGTACGGGGTGCCCAACTACGGCGAGTTCGTCACGGTCTACTACAACAAGGATGCCTTCGCCGAGGCGGGCCTCGAGGTGCCGACGACCTACGACGAGTTCATCGCGGTCCTCGACGCGTTCGTCGCCCAGGGCGTCACCCCGCTCGCCGAGGGCGGGTTGGAGTACCCGCTCGGGCAGCTCTGGTACCAGCTCGCGCTCAGCCAGGCCGACCGGCAGTGGGTCAACGACTATCAGCTGTACGAGAACCCGGTCGACTGGAGCGGCGAGGAGATCACCTACGCCACCGAGACGCTCAAGGAGTACCTCGACGCGGGCTACTTCTCGCCCGACGTGACCGGCATCGCGGCCGAGGACGCGGGGCTGTCGTTCATCAACGGCACCTCTCCGATCTTCGTCTCGGGCAGCTGGTGGTACGGACGGTTCGTCGACGAGATCGCCGACTTCGAGTTCGGCGTCTTCCCCTTCCCCGACAGCGATCTGAGCCTCGGCTCGTCGGGCAACATCTGGGTCGTGCCCGAGCGCGCGGCCAACAAGGAGCTCGCCTACGAGTTCATCGACATCACGATGCGCCCCGAGGTGCAGGCGCTCATCGGCAACAACGGCGGGCTCCCCGTCGCCGCCGACGAGGCCGACATCACCGACGAGAAGAGCCTCGAACTGATCCAGGCCTTCAACGCCGTCAACGAGGCCGACGGGCTGTCGTTCTACCCCGACTGGCCGACGCCGACCTTCTACGACGCCCTCGTCGCCGAGCTCCAGGAGCTCGTCAACGGCACGAAGACGCCGGCCGAAGTCCAGCAGTCGCTCGGCGAGGAGTACGACTCCTACGTGGCGGACTTCCGCTGATCGAACCAGCCGGGGCGCCGTCTGCCAC of the Microbacterium invictum genome contains:
- a CDS encoding ABC transporter substrate-binding protein, whose product is MARITRKTTARAATAAGALAATALVLSACAGGSGSESDDTLTLWHYEGENSAMGIAWDQAIRIFEEETGATVEFEERSFEQIRSTASQVLNSDEAPDLMEFNKGNATAGFLASQGLITDITEAVEEYGWDDQLAPALQTTARYSDEGVMGSGAWYGVPNYGEFVTVYYNKDAFAEAGLEVPTTYDEFIAVLDAFVAQGVTPLAEGGLEYPLGQLWYQLALSQADRQWVNDYQLYENPVDWSGEEITYATETLKEYLDAGYFSPDVTGIAAEDAGLSFINGTSPIFVSGSWWYGRFVDEIADFEFGVFPFPDSDLSLGSSGNIWVVPERAANKELAYEFIDITMRPEVQALIGNNGGLPVAADEADITDEKSLELIQAFNAVNEADGLSFYPDWPTPTFYDALVAELQELVNGTKTPAEVQQSLGEEYDSYVADFR
- a CDS encoding LacI family DNA-binding transcriptional regulator, giving the protein MAKIDEVAKAAGVSISTVSYALSGKRPVSADTRRRIEEAVERLGYSPNAGARMLAGRRTRIFALTEPLRKDTHAPTHMAFVLATAVAARRNDYDVLLLTDEDAQAGMRRVASNRLVDAILVLDVAPEDPRVALAREIDTPTVFIGVPNDNDGLVCVDLDFEAATREAVGRMARAGHARIGLVGQPEVSYSRSNFPPRVREEFFAAASMFAVTADFRATGHEHATDAGVRAATGELLDAGATALLLHCPEESHRAVLAELADRRLRVPDDISVISVAPTFDTSALPRPLDALPLVPQASCDLAVDLALTFFDGDRPAPGIRLIPPAYLDHGSLARVPDAPSAAVAASAVA